Proteins encoded in a region of the Sphingomonas sp. HMP9 genome:
- a CDS encoding septal ring lytic transglycosylase RlpA family protein: MRSSARTLCLALALAGCSNARESVGAPLPAGGGLYGSYKDTGLASWYGEELSGNRTASGEAFDPDAMTAAHRTLPLGSFVEVTSVATGRSILVRINDRGPGRRDRMIDLSRAAAHVLGTDRRQVAAVRIRAIVPTAHDASLLRAGKAASERNPIFTQAASLDMLPARKPLPVLVAGRRYVLQVATFSNAGRATALARRLDADVVEGGGLYRVRIGPFKDAASLQRARDAVAERGYGDAQVLPTD, from the coding sequence ATGCGGTCGAGCGCTAGGACGCTGTGCCTGGCGCTCGCGCTGGCGGGATGCAGCAATGCGCGCGAAAGCGTGGGCGCACCACTCCCGGCGGGCGGCGGCCTTTATGGCAGTTATAAGGATACCGGGCTAGCCAGCTGGTATGGCGAGGAATTGTCGGGAAACCGCACCGCATCGGGTGAGGCGTTCGATCCTGACGCCATGACCGCCGCGCATCGCACCTTGCCACTTGGCTCGTTCGTCGAGGTGACGTCGGTGGCGACCGGCCGTTCGATCCTGGTCCGGATCAACGACCGCGGGCCAGGGCGTCGCGACCGTATGATCGACCTCTCGCGCGCCGCGGCGCATGTGCTCGGGACGGACCGGCGCCAGGTCGCAGCCGTCCGTATCCGCGCGATCGTCCCGACGGCACACGACGCATCGTTGCTACGCGCCGGCAAAGCCGCCAGCGAGCGCAATCCAATTTTCACTCAGGCGGCGAGCCTGGACATGCTTCCCGCCCGCAAGCCACTTCCCGTGTTGGTAGCTGGACGACGATATGTCTTGCAGGTCGCAACCTTCTCGAACGCGGGCCGCGCGACCGCATTGGCGCGACGCCTCGATGCCGATGTGGTCGAAGGCGGGGGCCTGTACCGGGTTCGCATCGGCCCGTTCAAAGATGCCGCCAGCCTGCAACGCGCGCGTGACGCGGTCGCCGAGCGCGGCTATGGCGATGCACAAGTCCT
- a CDS encoding lytic murein transglycosylase codes for MIALLCGSAPAAAQDDAGFQSYMSVLRQQALADGVSARTADAVFPTLTLNTRVIELDRAQPGSTNPSAIPAFAPYKAQHVDAARIARGRQTYLAQRSRLQRIEQQTGVPESVMVAIWGHETNYGSYTGNFDLLRSLASLAYEGRRRSLFAGEFIAGLKMLDRGVTREQLKGSWAGATGNPQFLPSIYLRLARDGDGDGRADIWNSPADTLASIGNYFTDAGWRPGQPWGVAVNVPAGLDRSQVRNRLVSPRCPRVFERHSGWRTIAEWRALGVTPQGRSLPADSVMATLLEPDGQGATAYLLTSNYRVILDYNCSNFYALSVGLLADAVER; via the coding sequence ATGATCGCCCTGCTGTGCGGTAGCGCACCAGCGGCGGCGCAGGACGACGCAGGGTTTCAATCGTACATGAGCGTACTGCGTCAGCAGGCGCTTGCGGACGGCGTCAGTGCGCGCACGGCGGACGCGGTGTTCCCCACGCTCACGCTCAACACGCGGGTGATCGAGTTGGACCGTGCTCAACCCGGTTCGACCAACCCGAGCGCCATCCCCGCGTTCGCGCCCTACAAGGCCCAGCACGTTGATGCGGCGCGGATCGCGCGCGGGCGTCAGACGTATCTTGCGCAGCGCTCCCGTCTGCAGCGCATCGAGCAGCAGACCGGCGTTCCCGAATCAGTCATGGTCGCGATCTGGGGGCATGAGACGAATTACGGCAGCTATACCGGCAATTTCGATCTCCTCCGCTCGCTCGCCAGCCTCGCTTATGAGGGGCGGCGCAGGTCGCTGTTCGCAGGCGAGTTCATCGCCGGACTGAAGATGCTCGACCGCGGCGTGACGCGCGAGCAGTTGAAGGGCAGCTGGGCAGGAGCGACGGGCAATCCGCAATTCCTGCCGTCTATCTATCTGCGCCTGGCGCGCGACGGCGACGGCGACGGCCGTGCCGACATCTGGAACAGTCCGGCCGACACGCTCGCATCGATCGGCAATTACTTCACCGACGCCGGCTGGCGCCCGGGCCAGCCCTGGGGCGTCGCGGTCAACGTGCCCGCCGGGCTCGATCGGTCGCAGGTCCGCAACCGGCTGGTGTCGCCGCGTTGTCCCCGCGTGTTCGAGCGCCACAGCGGCTGGCGGACGATCGCCGAATGGCGCGCGCTTGGCGTGACGCCGCAAGGCCGAAGCCTGCCCGCCGACAGCGTGATGGCAACGTTGCTCGAGCCGGACGGGCAGGGGGCTACCGCTTATCTGCTGACCAGCAATTACCGCGTCATTCTCGATTATAACTGCTCGAACTTCTACGCGCTCTCGGTTGGTTTGCTGGCCGATGCGGTCGAGCGCTAG
- a CDS encoding M1 family metallopeptidase yields MRASYFVGFTALLLSTTAQAGTAPAPAPEAPTKAAVTADANAPKGRLSDAAIPKAYRLDFTILPEKDSFAGHNEIDVMLKASTKSLYFHGRDLKITKAVALVGGKATPAVFTQVDQTGTARLDFAQALPAGAATLTFDYTGSLGDSASGLFHVKVGEAWYSWTQFESIDARAAFPSFDEPGFKTPFTVSVTTHPGLVAISNAPQVSVTKVAGGMEKHQFAPTKPLPTYLVALDTGPFVHQTGLIRPTPERPAPMPYGAAATAAQKDKMGYVMAETPRIVSLLENYFGEPFPFPKLDQIGTPIMAGAMENAGADTYGDGIIFLAPGATTRDKQSFGMIVAHELSHQWFGDLVTPAWWDDIWLNESFANWMGYRIGNEWRPELKIGVGALAEGFGTMNTDALEVGRPIHQPITENGQIDSAFDNITYGKGGQVVAMIAAYLGDEKFKAGVRLHLKRHAYGNATSEQFFESISDAAKDPRVLDALKSFVDQQGVPVVDVRRQGGGVVATQSRYAFLGSTPPPLSWTIPFCVRVGAAKQCALLDKPATSLAAPGSGVIMPNVGGAGYYRFNLAPADWQSLIAASGTLSPGEALATTDSLWAAFRAGKAPAAWLFTQARAVAANPDATASMDGGRRITGLRARGLISAASLPGYRAVLASIYTPRLAALGFDPAAGAYAKDDPDRQSLRHDLVELVSDEAGDAAVRTTLKTAGEKYLAGNTGALDTGFLGSALTVVAQEGGLPAVKSLIDKALASEDPTFRQTAIGAAASSGHADAAAYLLGLDDSRMRSYDRIGLIFGVVGNPDTRDLGTDWILANYDKLLAGGNGIFLTSRLPQALATQCGADRADRIDAKVGALIRKADVGVLGYERTLEVIRHCGVLRQAKSAEIAAALAVR; encoded by the coding sequence ATGCGCGCCTCATATTTCGTCGGTTTTACCGCCCTGTTGCTGTCGACGACCGCGCAGGCGGGCACTGCACCCGCACCCGCACCCGAGGCGCCGACCAAGGCGGCGGTGACTGCCGACGCGAACGCGCCGAAGGGCAGGCTTTCCGATGCGGCGATACCCAAGGCGTATCGTCTCGATTTCACGATCCTGCCCGAGAAGGACAGCTTTGCGGGGCATAATGAGATCGACGTGATGCTGAAGGCATCGACGAAATCGCTCTACTTCCACGGTCGCGACCTCAAGATCACCAAGGCTGTCGCGCTGGTCGGGGGGAAGGCGACGCCGGCGGTGTTCACGCAGGTCGATCAGACCGGTACCGCGCGACTGGACTTCGCGCAGGCGTTGCCCGCTGGCGCAGCGACGCTGACGTTCGATTATACCGGCAGCCTCGGCGATAGCGCGTCGGGGCTGTTCCACGTCAAGGTCGGCGAAGCGTGGTATAGCTGGACGCAGTTCGAGAGCATCGACGCCCGGGCCGCCTTCCCGAGCTTCGACGAACCCGGCTTCAAGACGCCCTTCACCGTGTCCGTGACGACGCATCCGGGTCTGGTCGCGATCAGCAACGCGCCGCAGGTCTCGGTCACCAAGGTCGCCGGCGGGATGGAGAAGCACCAGTTCGCGCCCACCAAGCCACTGCCGACCTACCTCGTCGCGCTCGACACCGGACCGTTCGTCCACCAGACCGGACTGATCCGCCCGACGCCCGAACGGCCCGCGCCGATGCCCTATGGCGCGGCCGCGACCGCGGCGCAGAAGGACAAGATGGGCTATGTGATGGCGGAGACGCCCCGCATCGTCTCGTTGCTCGAGAACTATTTCGGAGAGCCGTTTCCATTCCCCAAGCTGGACCAGATCGGCACGCCGATCATGGCCGGCGCGATGGAGAATGCCGGCGCCGACACGTACGGCGACGGCATCATCTTCCTGGCGCCGGGCGCAACGACCCGCGACAAGCAGTCGTTCGGGATGATCGTCGCGCACGAGCTGTCGCACCAATGGTTCGGTGATCTGGTCACCCCGGCCTGGTGGGACGACATCTGGCTCAACGAAAGCTTCGCCAACTGGATGGGCTATCGCATCGGCAACGAATGGCGCCCGGAACTCAAGATCGGTGTCGGCGCGCTAGCCGAGGGCTTCGGCACGATGAATACCGATGCGCTGGAGGTCGGGCGCCCGATCCACCAGCCGATCACTGAAAACGGCCAGATCGATTCCGCGTTCGACAACATCACCTACGGCAAGGGCGGACAGGTCGTGGCGATGATCGCCGCCTATCTCGGCGACGAGAAGTTCAAGGCAGGCGTCCGGCTTCATCTTAAGCGTCATGCGTACGGCAATGCGACGTCGGAGCAATTCTTCGAATCGATCTCCGATGCGGCAAAGGACCCGCGCGTCCTCGACGCGCTCAAGTCGTTCGTCGATCAGCAGGGAGTCCCGGTCGTTGACGTTCGCCGACAGGGCGGCGGTGTCGTCGCGACCCAGTCACGCTACGCCTTTCTGGGCTCGACCCCGCCGCCGCTCAGCTGGACCATCCCGTTCTGCGTGCGAGTCGGTGCGGCGAAGCAGTGCGCTCTGCTCGATAAGCCGGCGACCTCGCTTGCCGCGCCGGGTTCGGGCGTGATCATGCCCAATGTCGGCGGCGCGGGCTATTATCGCTTCAATCTCGCGCCCGCCGACTGGCAGTCGCTGATCGCGGCGTCGGGGACGTTGTCGCCGGGTGAGGCGCTCGCCACCACCGACAGCCTGTGGGCGGCGTTCCGTGCGGGCAAGGCGCCGGCGGCTTGGCTGTTCACGCAAGCGCGTGCGGTTGCGGCGAACCCGGACGCGACCGCCAGCATGGACGGCGGGCGGCGGATCACGGGGTTGCGCGCACGCGGTCTCATCTCTGCGGCGTCGCTGCCCGGATATCGTGCGGTGCTGGCGTCGATCTACACGCCGCGGCTCGCCGCGCTGGGGTTCGATCCCGCCGCCGGTGCCTATGCGAAGGACGATCCCGACCGGCAGAGCCTGCGCCACGACCTCGTCGAACTGGTCTCGGACGAGGCCGGCGACGCCGCCGTGCGCACCACGCTCAAGACCGCCGGCGAGAAATACCTCGCTGGCAACACGGGTGCGCTGGATACCGGCTTCCTCGGCAGCGCGCTGACCGTGGTGGCGCAGGAGGGCGGCTTGCCGGCAGTAAAGTCGCTGATCGACAAGGCGCTGGCGAGCGAGGACCCGACCTTCCGCCAGACGGCGATCGGCGCGGCGGCGTCCAGCGGCCATGCCGATGCGGCCGCATATCTGCTCGGACTCGATGATTCGCGGATGCGCAGCTACGACAGGATCGGCCTGATCTTCGGCGTCGTCGGCAATCCCGACACCCGCGACCTCGGTACCGACTGGATCCTGGCCAATTACGACAAGCTTCTTGCTGGCGGTAACGGCATCTTCCTGACGAGCCGCCTCCCGCAGGCGCTGGCCACGCAGTGCGGGGCCGATCGGGCCGACCGGATCGATGCGAAGGTCGGCGCGCTGATCCGCAAGGCCGATGTCGGCGTGCTGGGATACGAACGCACGCTGGAGGTCATACGGCACTGCGGCGTTCTGCGGCAGGCCAAGTCCGCGGAAATCGCGGCGGCGCTCGCGGTCAGATAA
- a CDS encoding N-succinylarginine dihydrolase gives MGRRSDVVIEINFDGIVGPTHNYAGLSVGNRASAANAGAVSAPRVAALQGIAKMRRMMALGLRQGVFLPHDRPNTGWLRALGFVGSEQEALASAWMADPALVANAMSASAMWTANAGTVSPASDTSDGLCHISVANLSTMPHRASEAAQTERQLRLAFADPRYFRVHGPLPSAFGDEGAANFMRVVPANGGAAVEIFVHGDGHAGGFPSRQHRTASEAVARRHGTDPSRTLMVRQSDAAIAAGAFHNDVVAVANGHVLFAHAQAFADPAALYDAVTARVPGAAIVEVPADRISLDTAIRTYLFNSQLVTMPDGGMTLVLPAEAGENADVWAWLSDLMATNGPITRLEVVDVRESMRNGGGPACLRFRVQVDADACAAIDPRFLLDDAACDRIEAVIAREWPEAIAPGDLGNPDLWAQCKHARTSLTAALGFGPDEI, from the coding sequence ATGGGACGAAGGAGTGACGTCGTGATCGAGATAAATTTCGATGGGATCGTCGGTCCTACCCATAATTACGCCGGGCTCTCGGTCGGCAATCGCGCATCCGCCGCCAACGCCGGCGCGGTATCGGCGCCTCGCGTCGCCGCGCTTCAGGGCATTGCGAAGATGCGGCGGATGATGGCGTTGGGGCTCAGGCAAGGCGTGTTCCTTCCGCATGACCGCCCGAATACAGGCTGGCTGCGCGCGCTGGGCTTCGTCGGCAGCGAGCAGGAAGCGCTCGCCTCGGCATGGATGGCCGACCCTGCGCTGGTGGCCAACGCGATGTCGGCTTCGGCGATGTGGACCGCGAATGCAGGCACCGTTTCGCCCGCATCGGATACGTCCGACGGACTGTGCCATATCTCGGTGGCGAACCTGTCGACGATGCCGCACCGCGCCAGCGAGGCGGCGCAGACCGAGCGCCAGCTTCGTCTTGCCTTCGCCGACCCGCGGTACTTCCGCGTCCATGGTCCGCTGCCCTCCGCGTTCGGTGATGAGGGGGCGGCGAACTTCATGCGGGTCGTGCCTGCCAATGGCGGTGCCGCCGTCGAGATCTTCGTCCACGGCGACGGCCATGCGGGCGGTTTTCCCTCGCGCCAGCATCGCACCGCAAGCGAAGCCGTTGCCAGGCGGCATGGAACCGATCCGTCGCGGACGCTGATGGTGCGGCAAAGCGACGCGGCGATCGCGGCGGGCGCGTTTCACAACGATGTGGTGGCCGTGGCGAACGGCCATGTGCTGTTCGCGCACGCACAGGCGTTCGCTGATCCTGCCGCGCTGTACGATGCCGTCACGGCACGTGTTCCCGGTGCGGCGATCGTCGAAGTCCCCGCGGATCGCATCAGCCTGGACACCGCGATCCGGACCTATCTGTTCAATTCGCAACTCGTCACAATGCCGGACGGCGGAATGACTCTCGTCCTGCCTGCAGAAGCGGGCGAGAATGCGGACGTGTGGGCGTGGTTGTCGGATCTGATGGCGACCAACGGTCCGATCACACGTCTGGAGGTCGTCGACGTTCGCGAGTCGATGCGCAATGGCGGCGGTCCCGCATGCCTCAGGTTTCGCGTTCAGGTCGATGCCGATGCCTGTGCGGCAATCGATCCTCGGTTCCTGCTCGATGACGCGGCTTGCGACCGGATCGAGGCCGTCATTGCACGCGAATGGCCCGAAGCGATTGCGCCCGGCGATCTCGGAAATCCGGATCTCTGGGCGCAATGCAAGCATGCACGGACGTCGCTGACGGCCGCGCTGGGAT